The DNA segment GCTGAGGGCGGTCATCCTCGCTCGTACCGGAGAACCGCAAGCCCTGGATGAGGTTTGGCAGGAGGTTTCGCTGGCGGCGATCGAGCAGCGTTCGCCGCTGGCCGACCGCGAGAAGGCGCCCGCTTGGCTTTATCGCCTGGCGGTCATTCGGTCGGTCCGCTATCGGCGACAGCGCGCCCGGCAGCGGAAGCAACTGGCCCGGCTGGCCGCGGAGTCGAACGGTCACGCCTCGGCGGCCGACGACCCGTTTGAGTGGCTGCTGTGTCAGGAGCGGCGCGAATTGGTCCGCCGGGCACTCGACA comes from the Pirellulales bacterium genome and includes:
- a CDS encoding sigma-70 family RNA polymerase sigma factor encodes the protein MTHRDPPTNGPQKPIDWGACLAEHERWLRAVILARTGEPQALDEVWQEVSLAAIEQRSPLADREKAPAWLYRLAVIRSVRYRRQRARQRKQLARLAAESNGHASAADDPFEWLLCQERRELVRRALDKLTGRDAEILMLKYHERCSYRQIASLLGISESAVDARVFRARERLRRLLANYFSDQDV